One genomic segment of Chelonia mydas isolate rCheMyd1 chromosome 1, rCheMyd1.pri.v2, whole genome shotgun sequence includes these proteins:
- the LOC102947753 gene encoding claudin-34-like: MTSLVSTSHLQLAAFAFGTVGWILCTISMGLVEWRVWHVDNTTIISSGIAWVGIWKVCFISYLHVSFDLKEQICHKMNDYETSIPKAIFVAQGLLLIAMVVGALGMASTIFALRSIYMGILYKTQIIRFFLVAGFLYLAAGLCVLIPVSWNFYSVVHNQTISFPTSFYMPSSPVAQEVGAAIPLGIISAILLLMSATFSFSYKFPVTPNAGV; this comes from the coding sequence ATGACCTCCCTAGTCAGCACTTCTCATCTCCAACTAGCTGCTTTTGCTTTTGGTACAGTAGGCTGGATCTTATGCACCATTTCAATGGGGCTTGTGGAATGGAGAGTATGGCatgtggacaacaccaccatcatCTCCTCTGGCATTGCATGGGTGGGAATATGGAAAGTTTGCTTCATCAGTTATCTTCACGTCTCCTTTGACCTTAAAGAACAGATCTGTCATAAAATGAATGACTATGAGACCTCCATCCCCAAAGCAATTTTTGTTGCTCAGGGCCTCCTGCTGATTGCCATGGTTGTCGGTGCACTGGGAATGGCTTCCACTATATTTGCTCTGAGGAGTATTTATATGGGAATACTTTACAAAACTCAGATCATCCGTTTTTTTCTAGTGGCTGGATTCTTGTACCTAGCTGCAGGTCTTTGTGTCTTAATTCCAGTGAGCTGGAATTTCTATTCTGTAGTGCACAACCAAACAATCTCCTTTCCCACTTCTTTCTACATGCCCTCCAGCCCAGTGGCTCAAGAAGTTGGTGCTGCTATTCCTCTTGGGATCATCTCTGCCATCCTACTGCTGATGAGTGCGACTTTCTCTTTTTCTTACAAATTTCCTGTCACCCCAAATGCTGGGGTGTAA